The sequence below is a genomic window from Harpia harpyja isolate bHarHar1 chromosome 3, bHarHar1 primary haplotype, whole genome shotgun sequence.
CATTATATGAGCTGATAAAGAAAAAccagtcaaaattaatttggactggagaaacacgaaatgcatttaaacagctcAAACGAGAGttaatgagagctcctgctcttggactgccggatgtttcaaaaccattttggctgttttctcatgaaagacaaggaatagccttgggagtactagcacaaagacttggtccctataaacgggcagtagcttatttctccaaacaactggacGAGGTGAGCAGAGGATGGCCTGGTTGCCTTCGAGCTGTCgcagcagttgttatcaatattcaagaagcccgaaagtttaccatgggacagaaaataacagtgctgGTCTCTCATACAGTTTCAACGGTCttagaacaaaaaggaagccattggctctcgccccagagattcttaaagtaccaagcagtattgatagaacaagatgatgtagaaattgtggttactaacattgtcaatccagcctcttttcttagtgggACTCTGAATGAACCAGTGATACATGATTGcatagaaacagtagaagctatatattccagtcgaccagacctcaaagaagaacctctggaggatgctgaaaactcctggtataccgacgggagtagttttataaagcagggacaacgtaaagcaggatacgcaatcacaaccacccaacaggtaATTGAATCTAAGTCTTTACCTCCTGGGACTTCAGCCCAGAAGGCGGAGATAATTGCCCTCACCCGAgcattggaattggcaaaaggtaaaaagattaacatttggacagattctaaatatgcatttggagtaGTTCATGCTCAcggtgcaatttggaaagaacgaggattgctaactgctcaaggaaaacaaataaaacatgcagaagaaatcttaaagctATTAGAGGCtgtaaagcaaccagaaaaggtagcgatcatgcattgtcgaggacatcagaaaggaaacacagatccagaaattggaaatcgactggcagattatgaggctaggcgggtggcagaagaagcgaaagcagaaacattatccttaataccagacggtaaaatccaaactgtaagtacaaatcaaaaaccaaattattcaaaagaagatctaaaattaattgaagatttGGAAGGTAAACTAGAGTCAGATGGATGGGTTCGTTTAGCGGATAATCGTATAGTAataccatccaatttaatatggacaacagttttaactgaacacAATAAGACGCATTGGGGAGCAGATACTTTGTACAagagcttaaatcagaaattaataggacgcaatctgtatacaatggtgaaacaaatatctcaacagtgtgaaatttgtttacgtAATGACCCTAATGTGGCGAATAAAGTAAAGTTAGGAATAATTGGTAAAGGgaattatccaggacaacagtggcaaattgatttttcggaactcccaagaaaagggggggtaccgatacttgttagtcatggctgacacattttcaggctggccagaggccttcccctgccgaacaaacaaagcaagggaagtaactaagatattgttgaatgaaatcattcctcgttttggaattccagcaacaatatcttccgatcgaggccctcatttttgtgccaaagtagtacagcaggtgAGCAAAACTTTGAAGATAGATTGGCAACTACATACCCCATATAGGCCTCAAGCAAGCGGACaggttgaaaaaatgaatcatttaattaaacaacaaataGCGAAAATTGGTCAGGAGGCCAATCTAACCTGGCCCCAATCTCTCCCCCTGGCGTTACTTAGAAtaagagtaaaaccaaaaaccaaggaaaacctaagtccctttgaaatattgtatggaaGACCATATCAGTCCCAATTTACAGGGGAGGATTTAACCCAACTAGGTACAGGACATTTGTATGACTACATGATATCCCtccaaaaacaattagaaaatataaataaacagattttgggaACCAGGGCTAGAGGATTAGATCAACCAATTCATCCCATTAAACCAGGTgactatgtatatgtaaagatcttttcaggacaacccctggaggagaaatgggatggCCCCTATCAAGTGTTACTGACGACCTTCACTGCCATTAAGATCAAGGAACAGCCGGCTTGGATTCACTATTCGAGAGTGAAGAAAGCACCTGAGAGGCCATGGACGGTCACCTCTACAGGACCCACAGGTCTGCGATTTTCCAGATCATGATAATAACTGAGTTATTACTTGGTCCAAATGAAGCTCGGTGGAACTCGAACTCACATTTCTCCTTGACACAAAACGTTTCCCAAATTCTGAACAGAACTGATtgttggatatgtactcacatgccagaatATGGTGGAAAAGGGATCTCGCTGATTGGCATCCCGATACCAAGTAACCACTCCTGGGCCactctttgggaaagtaccacatggtatactggcaatgacgaagttcagaaattagaaataactagtcctaAGGCCCAGGAGCCTTATTGCACGTGTGTACAGAGGTGTAATCCACCTAAAGGACTCGGAAAACTTGACTGCGTTAATGGGACGTATGTAGGGAATCACacagtttgtaataaaactatagatattggaacttcaacttccgttaatactacagcatggccagtgccagagggaaaaggatggtactggctatgcaatgacactgcccggaaagttttaccaaagaattggatgAGAACATGTACTCTGGGAGCTGTAGTACCGaatatgactatacacagttctccaccaaaaggatgggtgcgaacacactttcacaggtttagacgagaagttgaaaatcctttagtaaggagacctactgcctttcacagctttgtcCGATGGTTCCTTCCATGGTTGGGAGTAAGTGAgctagaaaaagccatagttaatatttcagcagtaatagagaatcttgaaaataaaacaattgatgtaataaaagcccaacaattggagatatccagtttatctcaaattgtacaacaaaatagaatggcattagatctattattgGCCTCTCAGGGTGGAGCATGCACAGTTATAAACACGAGTTGTTGCATGTATGTGGATCAAAGTGGAAGGATATCCactgacttagaagaaatttggaaacagaccaaaatactacatgaaatagcaaaggatgacacttcatggggatttcAGGAATTATGGGATAAATTAACCTCATGGCTACCGAACTTTAAATGgttaaagcaaatattcataaCATTTATAATTCTCATAGCCTTAGGGATAATAGTATGCGTAATGCTTAAGTGTTTCATGTGGTGTAGCCAGAACACcaccgagagctatgagaattggaagcggaataaaattaaacatcaagtagaaactgggaaatatttcgctcggtctcttgaaaataacggaattatatgattgcaaaagaatttgcaaaggtataaagaaaaggggggaatgatgtgaagactcaagagactgttataaacaattatattaattgttaataattgaggcctgtatgtgtaatctactgactgtggtgatgtccttttttgtgttttgtatctttgtatcccttgatttatgttcgcctaggcaagtttaaaccctttagtatgtaagaaaaccttgagctttgttaacagtaggcacaaagagataagaaaccttgagttctgctgagcttcgtgattaaaactggccagggtcagctaactgggaagaaagagataaaccacctgggatgacccacactgcgcatgccttaagagaaaggtcaaatagcggacaccgtgaggaagactagcgaagaccaccagaggacgtccgaaagaccaccagaggccttaacacgcatgcgtaacgaacattataatatgttaatgacttctcagaaaaaggatgaatatgtaacgtgtttctcggaaatctaatgcatatacatgaacgctctgtatttagtctgtacactaaagcctaacggtgtgcacgataggtggagcgatcccccgtgcaaccagcgctgctaataaagaatacctacttaatagttaaaattaactattgagtcaatgtcctttgaatcaCTAGCAAACACAATTTCTGCCAGAACCATCAAGCAGAGCAGGACTGTCCCCTTGGTGAGCacagttttctttctatttttgctACTTTGGTACCTCCAGTAATATTGACAAACTATTTACACAAAAGAACAATACTTGCAATTTTACATCAACAGACTTATAGCTGTTCTCTTATAAGGCATTTGAGATTTTATATTAACCAGATCTGGAGACTGAGACCTACAGATCTGTATTTTCAACTGCTTAGGAAAAGTTCTACTTGAAAAGTTTCCTCCTTGCTAGACTGCATGTTGATTTACTAACAGACCTGCTAGGATGAGGATACACAGGAATTCACATCAGAAGTTTCAGGAGGTTTTACCGTCATTATTATGGGAAGAATATTGCTCTTGCTTGCTCTGATTCAAAGCTTACAAAAACCAATTAAGAGATTGAAACAAAGTCTGCAGAACCAACAGGAGCAAGACATTTCTTAATCGAGTATTGGACCTGGCATCTGGGCAGCCTTTGCAACAGAGTGCCAGTATCCTCTCAAAGAATACCTTCTCTGTACTGCCAGAGGCAATTCTGCTCAGGATCAGATGAGGTGCAAAATCTTGTCATTATTCCATTCCCCGGATTTAAACCGATGTGAATTGACCATCATTAGTATAGTGCAAAGAAATTTCCCCAGAGATCTAACCCTTTGGTATAGTACTACAGTAATAGGTattaaaatgaggaaacaaaaatcctgaaacacattttttccagatCTATGTGCAGTGTAAATTCACGCAACAGAGTACAGTAAAAGAAATGGACGTACAGAAAACGATCCTGGTTTTGATGAATGTGTCGGTTTGGGAGCACAGTAAGAAATCAAAGGAACGCATTTGCCCCGAAGGAGTTAATATAACGCTAAAGCTGAAAAGCAAATCATATGCCAGAATTAGTCAACCGTTGTTCCCGATGGCGCAAGCCTGCTCTTGGGTTCCAGGTCACGGCTTCCACACAAAAGCATACTCTTACCTCTCCTGAGCCCTGCCCAGTCACTGCTTGTCCCGTACACCACACAAGGCATGTCTCCCACAGAGTAACATATACACGATGACGTCTTTAAGGTTTACAGTGCAGCATTCTTTTCTTACGgtttttcatgtttaatttccGTTTTAAATAAAAGCCACGGAAAACCAAATATCCAGCAGCACCCCATGCCTGTACATTCTCTCATACTACTTGCCTATGTTAACGATCCACAGGACTTGTATTCAGGGTGTTTAAAACCACAGTACACACCTCCTCCGGTACTTGAACTACAGGAATAAGTGCTGGAAGAAATAGGCATACAAGGCAGCAGAAGCAGACTGGCTAGTGGTGAGGAACAGAGTCAGCTTCTTGCCAGGGacttacacaaatatttttaagacatGAGAGGAATGTTGGGAGTCaagcttttttttggggggggggggggggtgttactgAACAGTGAGAAATTATGTCTACTGGCTGGGTGCAGCAAAATGAGAACAGGTTTGGCACTTTCTGCAAGGCAATGTAGATGCAGGTAAGACTTAGGGCACCTGTTGTAATTGGTGTCCTCGGCATGGGCTGGAGTGGTTTTCTGTACCTGTAAATATGATTATGAATATGAATTATGATTATGAATGTATTAATATAAATAATGCAGAATGATTGTACTTGCCTTATTTCTGTGGCTGTAATGTAAAGtctttctcaaaaacaaacaaaaaatgaaatgcatacATTAACACAGCTGGGTTGATGAACGGGAACTAAAAGCAAAGACCTGTTGCCTTGTTCATCTCACTTCGTACAAGTTACAAAAACCACCTTAGAACAGTACACCaaaactgctaaaaatattttcagctttatttttcacAGACAAGTTACAGGAAAATCTTGCAGCAAACATCCAATGCTGAAGTCTTGAATgtttatttctttcataatttaGAACAAAGACCTCTAGTTCTTTACCTTTCCACTTCCCTCTCTCTGGAATTGTATTGCATTTAAGCAGAGAAAAGAGTCTATACTTCTAAGTGGAAAACAGGTAAACGTTTGGTTATTCAATTTGCATCTGCAAAAGTTAAGCTGATATCACCAGTAAGTAGAAGGCAAACATTTTAATATGTAAGATGATACTGTTtctgtgttggggttttttttttcttttcttcataaatcAAGCCAGGAATTCTAAAGCTATTCTCATTAAAAATGCCCTTCGGGTTCTCTGAAGACCTGTGCTGACATGCCAGTAGGATCTTTACAATTGCAGATTTTGAGGGGAGAAGAAGGGGTTATGCTTGAGAAAAGGCATGTGCTGGGACAGACTGCACAACAATGacagcagcagtgttttggtACAAGATCTTTGCTTCATCAAAACGTACTGGGCTGAGTATATTAGTAGGACACATTTGCTGACTCAGGTGTTACAACCTGAGAGTCCAGGAATAAGTTTAGTTTATGCAATACACACTTATTTCTGAAGACAGTCCCAGCATCGGGTGAATAACCTTGCTGACAGAGGTTTGACAAATTATCTGCAAAAGGCCTTTGGCTGCACTGACCCATCTCACGCCATGCCTGCTCATTACACCTTCTGCACGGGGTCAGCAAAGCTGAAATTGTTCACCAAAGTCTCAGTCCTTTCCAACTCCTTCACATTCAAATACTTCAGATATCAAGTATTAAGTAACACCCTAAACGACAAAAAACCATACACTGCCTGTAGAATTACTTCTCGAGACAAATCTCTCCCCCACCCTCCTCCAGCTCCATCCTTCTCAGCCATGCTTATGAACCAGTCTGTTAAATCAAGCCATCTATGTACCCATTATCTGCAGTTTTTATGGACTGTACAGTACCAGAATTGACATATGATCTTGCCTAATGGAGCACTGTTTATTGCAAAACTGGCAATCATTTTTCAACCCAAAAGAGGTTAAGATATCCTTCTAAAGCACTACAGAGCCTTAAGATGCGGGGGTGCATGAATTCCTTTTAAGATACAGAACATTCAAACATTTAGATATATAACACCAATACAAAACTCCGCAAAGAAACGAAGTAACCCAGGCAATCCGCTCTAAGTGGCCCTCCcagacctccaaaggtcccttctaaccccaaccactctgtgattctgtgatccaTCTAAAATACATTCAGTGACTTACACAATACAGATTATGATTTTTAGTAAAGCATATCAAGATGAATAAACTGGGTAGCTATGTTAGAAATCAGAAATTTGTAAAGATATATTCAAGCATTTATTCTCATGACAAAACAAAGACACAACCACCAGATAAACAAGGACCAGACCAGAGTGTTCCCATACATAGCCTGAACCACTCCACTCCCTCAATTCATCCTAAGCTGTTTAACTATTGAAGGAGAAATGGTACAGCAGCAATGTTCTCCTCCATGCATGTCTGAGGATATCCGACCCAAACCAAAGTAAGGCAATTTCTCTGCAGCAAACACAACTAAATCAATAATTCTAATAGGCATATCAAAGTTCATTTTCCTCATCAGCTGTTGATATCCAAGGATGCAATGCTGTGATGCTCAGATCTGTCTTGCACAATGTTCTTGTTGGTACTTTACAAGTTGTAAAATAAACACAGGTAGTCGAGAACAGGGGCATTATTCTGAAACTCCATGATTCTGCTCCTCTTATACATTTGTTTTGCCAGTGAGTTTTTTAATGCATCAGCCTAAAGGACCTAACAGTGACTGCCATGACCATGATAAGTACAACAGGGTTACATTTGGATTTGTAGTTCCTAAAGGTTTTAttactgaaacaaaaagataatACAGTTAAtgcaaagaagaagaagaattaaaactgCAACAGGGTTTATCGCTAAAGCTGCAAAGACAGAATACCACCATGGGAATTATCGTATACAGAGAGATAAACTTGGCAATTACTACCTGAAAAATCAGTTCACTCTTATTTTTTAAGTCAGTGAATAATCTGCTTTGGTGTAGCAAATCACCCATCAGGGTGGTTGTCATGAACCAGGAGAAACATATCCTTTCAAAaagtctgcaaagcacatgcatgAGACTTGCAAATTACAGAGAGGGAACATATGCGTGTTTTATGTCCTGTATCAGTCTGAAGGTTTCTGAAGCCTTTCCCACAACAGAAAGGAACAGCATAACTTTACCCCTAGGTAATTACAGAGTATCTGTGGAAGGCAGATGCTTCTCCATCACTCCTACCAAGGAACACAGTAGACCAGTGTTATCAAAAAAACACTGCACTGCTAAGGACTGGAAGCGCAACCAGAAAAGTCCATGAGCTGCTGATGTTGGAGTAGACTGAGTTGAAAGAAGTCAGAGATGGAAAAATATGCTCCAAGACCCAAATGTTACTAAAGTTgaagtgaaagcagaaaaaatgagattgcaaactgagacagaaaaatcctagaagagaggatgaggaagaaaatCCCAAACATAGAGCTTTTAAAAAGCCTCAGAAGACATGTCACAACCACCAATCTGGTAAAGAGCACCTGGAAGAGCATGGGAGAGGGCCACAGATCCTTTTTCACtcacaaattcttttttaaaggtttgttAAACTACCTTTTTCTCTATTCATAGCTCGTCTGGGTTCAAAGTGATGACTCGGCACTCATTAACCACTGTTGGGAGCACAACTAGAAAAACAACAGGAGATTTGTAAGGGATGAGGAACAgatcaaagaaaaacagatgattCTCAGATCAAGGATGCAAGAGTATGTCTAGGACAAAGAGGGGAGAAGATAAAGGTGAGAACAATACAGAGAAGCTTTTGGAAGTGGCACAAGATGAAGAGGAATTTTGCAtgggaaaatgaaatggagaaaaggTTGAGGATATCTTCATTACTTTAAAACCACAAGAGTGGCCTAATATGGCCAtaataataaataagtaaataaataaataataataaataaaacatgtgTTGGCATTTCAGTGCCGACAAGATCAAACTTCACTCATGAACTATGCCAATCCATCGCTGGACTTGTGGCTACTGCAACATGATTAAGGAAGAGTTACACCACAGTTTTGCTCTGTCGGCACTACAGGACTGAATCATACCTTATCACAGGAGCTGCGCTGCCACACAACCATCAGCTCTCAATAGCGTataaaactgagagaaaaaaataaggaagaggAGGACTTACGCTACTGACATTTTCTTACACTTAGTCTTCCCACTTATTTTTGGCTCAATACAGGgaggcagaaaggagaggaagaaagagaaggcaaGCATATTCTATATTTGTATTCTTGTTTTCCAGTCCTTCCAGAAAGGCCAGTTTTgtaaacagaaagcaagctgagATTTTCTTTATCTTGTTAACTACTCCCATGATTGTAACATACCATGCAGAGTTGACAAGTATCTCTCTGCTGAATGTTCTCTATTGAAAATGCACTGCAACTTCTTTTGCAACACACGTTATTTTAGTCAGGCTATCTGCACTTTAAAACACTCAGCCTATTGTTTCAACAGCACAGACCTGCATGCTGAATTATAAAAATTGTCCAATATCATATCATCTTGGCTACAGATTTAATTTAACGGAATATGAAACTTCACTGAAAATTATTATACGAGACAAGGAAACACAAACATcggtttcctttttttgttgttgggagTTTTTTTATATTAAGTGTAAGCCCACTACAGTTCCCTCTGGGAGGATGTTTTTCATACAAAGCCACATTCTTTGAGTCTTATTCACATAAACAGTCATTGAATTAAATGAGATCAGTGACACACACAGGGAAATCAGGTTTTGATCCAGCATTACTGTTACAAAATAcagcataaaaattaatttttaaaaagcccaggATAATAGGCATCCATCTTTAAACCATCTAATAATGCAAAGACTAGTtgaaggttttgtttttcaggtctACCCTTCTGAGATTTAATACAGTAAACTAATTATAATTTTACTGCACACAAGTTGTTGATAATTACCTCTCTATGGGCAATACTGTTATTAAAGTATAAccaagagaatttttttaaaagaagagtaatTATTTTAGTATCATTTTATTCTTGATCTTCAATTAAGCAAGGCCTGAAAATCCCATTTACAGAGCATATTAGAAGTGATTTTTTAATGGTACTTGGTAAAATCTGCTAACTTTTGCATTACAGACACTTTTGCATTATCCTGTTTTTCTCAAAAGACCACATATATTTGGAGAACTAGTAAGTTTAAGATACACAAACCATGAGAAACTTCTCTGTTAGCAGAAGAGTGAATATTCATACTCAAAAGCTGAAGCATGAGAACTAATCAAGTAaggttctgtttgttttttacaagTAAAAAGCACAGACATGCAACAGATGCTTGCCTGctatattaaaatttaaaatgtgaatttatcAATAACAATCAGACTGAGACACTGCCTGTATGGttaatgcatttcaaaatcttACTATTCTGGGGAGAATGACAGTATACAGCTCCCTAGAATGATAGGAAAATCCATCATCTTAATGTGAAACACTGTAGCACACATTTAATAGTGTGCTGAGAAATTCCATCGCAGTATCACTCTACTCTGCTAACGCTCCCTGGCTTAGCTTACTTGAAAAGTGCATTTAGTGTTTTTTTCCACCAAGGCAGAGTAACTGCGTGTTTCATGAGAGCTACAGAGGACTGAAAGACAGAGCAAGATCTCCATTTCACTGACGCTCTTTGTTCCATGTCTGGGAAACACTGAGACAAGGTCCCAGGTAAAACTGGCTTTACACCACAGCTTAATGAGTCGCTCGACACTTACTTCACGTTAGTCAAGGAGAGATTCTTAATTTCAAATTATGAGAAGGAGAACAAATAAAcctttaatatgtttttttttttaagtgctgtatTCAGTTCTACTGAATGCATCACTACCTGTTTTCTCGGTTTGCCTGTGTGTTACCAAAACCAGCTCATCCCATGTAATTATATTCAGAT
It includes:
- the LOC128139315 gene encoding uncharacterized protein LOC128139315, giving the protein MRAPALGLPDVSKPFWLFSHERQGIALGVLAQRLGPYKRAVAYFSKQLDEVSRGWPGCLRAVAAVVINIQEARKFTMGQKITVLVSHTVSTVLEQKGSHWLSPQRFLKYQAVLIEQDDVEIVVTNIVNPASFLSGTLNEPVIHDCIETVEAIYSSRPDLKEEPLEDAENSWYTDGSSFIKQGQRKAGYAITTTQQIFSGQPLEEKWDGPYQVLLTTFTAIKIKEQPAWIHYSRVKKAPERPWTVTSTGPTGLRFSRS